The genomic DNA CTTCGGTAGTAATCAAGACACCCCTGTCGGCAAGAACTTTTGAAAGCCACCTCCGTACGGAAGACGGGAAAGAGACGCTTCTGTTCCAAATTGGGCCCGGATGTGACCGGATAACTACCTCGCTAATTACCTAGCCCACTAGCGCTGATCTACCAAGACGCATCGGGGGCTTGCTAAACGAAGAACCTCAAAACCACCAACCCCCCATAGCTTTCACTGTCACCAAATTGTTGTTTTCATAATGGCTCTTTTAGACCTACCATGGGTGTCGATCGCCTTGTCGGGCGTCGTTGCGGCGCTCGCGTATGGGCTCATAAAAATGATACAAGTCCGACGGTTCTACAAAGACCTCGTATGTTGACCAACGATGTTACCTGCTACACGAACTGACAGCCGTGAAAGCCCAAGCCGCCTCACAGCTTCCTATTCGGTCACTTGAAGATACTTGGTGAAGCTTACGCGGCGCTTCCGAGCAATAGCCATTATCATGCAGCGGTGACCTCTATAGCGAACAAGTACAACATGCCAGGAGTCTTCTATCTCGACATATGGCCAATTTCCTGGGGACAGGTTGTCGTAACAGACCCTGACTGCGCTCTCCACATGACAGCTGTTCGGAATCATCCAAAGCATATAGCGGAGACTCTAGCGACAGAACCTCTGATCGGGGACGCCAACATTGTCGGTTCAAATGGACAGCGCTGGAGAGAACTACACAAGATGCTCAGCCCTGCTTTCTCCATTTCGCATGTCACAAATTTGAGGCCAATGGTCGCTGATGAAGTCATGAAATTTAGAGCGATCCTTCACCAGAAAGCTAAAACCGGGGAGGTGTTCAAGCTCGAAGAACATTGCATGAACATGACATTCGATATCATTTTTACAACAACCTTGGGCTACTCACTTGACGCTCAGACCAAAGGCAACGATGCTTTGACGCACTTTGAGGATATGTGTCACATAGCAATCGAGTCAAGAGACTCCTGGAACTTTGTCCGCAACTTTTTTATCAACAGAAGGCGCGACGCAGAGAGGAATAAGCTCGACAAAGTCTTGGTCAAGCTTATTAGGGAAAGATTTGAACTTGTGAAACGTAAGTGAAAGTCCATCTACACACAACACCAGATCCAGCCGATCCTTCGGTACCTATGTATTGGTATTGCTCTACTGGCGGTATCTCGACCTCCCCGCCGAGAACGGTCCCTTCAAGGCATACAATTAACGGGTGTGTTATTCAGGTGAAAATCTCGATCTCTCGGATAAGCGCGGACTCGGTATCATGGATCTCATTTTGAGAGACTACGTACAAAGTGGTGCAACGGAACTTGACCCCATGTTCTTGCAAGATGCTTTGTCGCATTTTAAGACACTACTCTTTGCTGGCACCGGCACGACATCCGACACTATCTGCTTTGCTTTCATGCTGCTCACCGCCAATCCTGACGTGGTCCGAAAAATGCGGGAAGAGCACGACCGTGTTTTTACTCAGGGTATTGAAGCAACATGCGAGATGCTGAAAGTGGAATCGCAGAGACTCCACCAACTTACTTACACGAAGAATGTGATCAAAGAAGTCCTCAGGATTTTCCCAATCGGCAACACTGCGCGTGCAGGAATCGATACTATCCCTTACAATGGCGTTGAATGGCCGACAAAAGATCAAATGGTCTGCCCAGTCCAGTTGCATATGCACATGAACCCCGAACTCTTTTCAGGTAAATTGATGCCCAGGAAACTCTTTCTGAATGCCCAACCCGGTCCCTGACTTGCAGAAACAGACCCCACGAAGTTCGATCCAGACCGTTTCGAACGCGAAGATTTCCCTCGACATGCATGGCGTCCTTTCGAAAGAGGCCCACGTGCATGCTTGGGACAACCGCTGGCAATGGACGAGCTTTTGATTATCTTCTTGCTCATCACGAGAGATTTTGACTTCTCCTGCTCAGGGTTGAAACCAAACAAGACACCGAGGACTGAGTGGACTGATCTTGATTTGATCTTTGGGGATCGAGCATATCAAGAATTCGTCTTCGAGGCTAGGCCACGAGACGGCATGCCGATGACAGTCAAGAAGTCTAATTGGCCATCATGAAGGAGCTCTACGCTGCCGAAGGCTACTACCAATAGAATCTAGATATTCGATGATCCGCAAACTGTCTAAATCTTGGATTAGATGATTCAAATACAAAGATGATACAAAAAGGAAAGTTTCAGTAACGAAACTATCAAGGCAACTTGCATACCGTGAATGCGATGAACACGGAAAGTGTCTCGATGCGTGATATAGTTAATAGGTACAGGACGCCGTGCTTACTAGCACTAGGCTACCGGTATTTCCATCCGCTCACATCCCGCAACCACTCTTCGGCGCCCAATGCTTACGTTGGCCTATGACGCTCAGTCGCGAAGTCGTAGAATTTCCTCGTTTGCAATGTTTTTCGATGCGCATCGCAGGCAATAGACGCCGCTTACCGTACCATTCGACGTCCCACTCATCAGATTTGCTACTTACAGTTTCCGATCAACATTCAGCCTGAATAACGCGCCAATCGGAAGTGACTGAAACCCACATAGCGCATCCCCCTCACAGGAGCGGGCAGACAGCATGGGGCTCCGCACGCGGCTCGGGTATTGTCTTGGCTGCTTAAAGCTCAACACCTCAACCATCGGGAATGACTGTGGACCAAAGAGAAGCTCAGATGGGGTACAATGAGTGGGTCTGCCATGAACGCACAACCGCGTGGCCGACATAAAAATGACGTCTACACATCGTGGAGTTTCTTACCAATCACGATTTGACGGGGATTGGAGTAGACTACGGCTATTAAGTCTTCTATAAGAACTAGTCAAAGCTATCGATACAAGCAGCATCCGGAGCTGACAGGTGCTCACCAACTCATTCTGAATCAGAGAACCGGCATCATGTTGACATCGAGACGTTCGTTGCCAGCGTTGCTCTTTGCAACCGGAGCATATGCACAATTTACGTTCCCGGACTGCACCAATGGTCCGTTGAAGAATGTAACCATCTGCGATCCATCTGCTCGTACGTCTATATATATACCAACATACACGTCGCGACTAACAAATGGCTAGCACCACTGGCCCGCGCACAGTCTCTTGTAGCTCTATACACTCTTGAGGAGAAGATCAATGCCACTTCTAGTGGCGCCCCTGGAGTTCCTCGCCTCGGCGTTCCACCATATCAATGGTGGAGCGAAGGTCTTCACGGCATTGCTGGTCCTTACACCAACTTCAGTGACAGTGGAGAGTGGAGCTACTCGACGTCGTTCCCCCAGCCCATCTTGATGGGAGCTGCTTTTGACGACGACCTTATTACCGACGTGGCAAAGGTCATCTCGACTGAAGCCCGTGCGTTCAATAACGCGAATAGGACAGGTCTCGATTTCTGGACCCCCAACATTAACCCCTTCCGTGATCCCCGCTGGGGACGTGGCCAGGAGACACCCGGCGAAGACGCATACCACCTGTCTTCTTATGTTCAAGCTCTCATCCATGGGCTTCAGGGTGAGTCGACTGACCCATACAAGCGTGTTGTTGCCACTTGCAAGCATTTTGCTGGTTACGACGTCGAAGATTGGAACGGAAACCTCCGCTACCAGAATGATGTGCAAATTACTCAGCAAGAGCTTGTCGAATACTACCTGGCCCCCTTCCAGGCTTGTGTCCAGGCGAATGTTGGGGCTTTCATGTGCTCCTACAGTAAGTGCCACTATCCAAGCTCTTCAATACTCCGAAATGGCCTTGTCTAACATGACTACAGATGCTGTGAATGGCGCTCCACCGTGTGCCGATCCCTATCTGTTACAGACGATTCTTCGCGAGCACTGGGGCTGGACCAACGAGGAGCAATGGGTAACAGGTGATTGTGACGCTGTTCAGAACGTTTACTTGCCTCATCAGTGGTCACCAACTCGCGCAGGTGCCGCTGCTGACTCACTCGTCGCGGGTACGGATGTCACCTGTGGTACCTATATGCAAGAGCATCTGCCCGCCGCCTTCCAGCAAAAGCTTCTGAACGAAAGTTCTCTCGACCAGGCTCTTATCCGTCAATACTCGTCACTTGTTCGATTGGGCTACTTTGATGCATCCGAGAACCAGCCATACCGCCAGCTCGGATTTGACGCGGTAGCTACTAACGCTTCACAGGCGCTTGCTCGTAGGGCTGCTGCTGAGGGAATTGTGCTTCTCAAGAACGACGGCACACTGCCGCTGTCTCTTGACTCGTCGGTCACTGTCGGACTCTTTGGTGACTGGGCAAATGCCACCAGCCAACTCCTTGGTAACTACGCCGGTGTTGCAACGTACTTGCACAGCCCTCTCTACGCTCTTGAACAAACTGGTGTAAAGATCAATTACGCTGGCGGTAACCCGGGTGGCCAAGGCGACCCCACCACCAACCGATGGTCCAACCTGTACGGTGCTTACTCTACTAGTGATGTTCTAATCTATGTTGGCGGTATAGATAACAGTgttgaagaagaaggacgAGACCGAGGCTACCTGACATGGACT from Pyrenophora tritici-repentis strain M4 chromosome 8, whole genome shotgun sequence includes the following:
- a CDS encoding CypX, Cytochrome P450; the encoded protein is MIQVRRFYKDLPKPPHSFLFGHLKILGEAYAALPSNSHYHAAVTSIANKYNMPGVFYLDIWPISWGQVVVTDPDCALHMTAVRNHPKHIAETLATEPLIGDANIVGSNGQRWRELHKMLSPAFSISHVTNLRPMVADEVMKFRAILHQKAKTGEVFKLEEHCMNMTFDIIFTTTLGYSLDAQTKGNDALTHFEDMCHIAIESRDSWNFVRNFFINRRRDAERNKLDKVLVKLIRERFELVKRENLDLSDKRGLGIMDLILRDYVQSGATELDPMFLQDALSHFKTLLFAGTGTTSDTICFAFMLLTANPDVVRKMREEHDRVFTQGIEATCEMLKVESQRLHQLTYTKNVIKEVLRIFPIGNTARAGIDTIPYNGVEWPTKDQMVCPVQLHMHMNPELFSDPTKFDPDRFEREDFPRHAWRPFERGPRACLGQPLAMDELLIIFLLITRDFDFSCSGLKPNKTPRTEWTDLDLIFGDRAYQEFVFEARPRDGMPMTVKKSNWPS
- a CDS encoding BglX, Beta-glucosidase-related glycosidase; translated protein: MLTSRRSLPALLFATGAYAQFTFPDCTNGPLKNVTICDPSAPPLARAQSLVALYTLEEKINATSSGAPGVPRLGVPPYQWWSEGLHGIAGPYTNFSDSGEWSYSTSFPQPILMGAAFDDDLITDVAKVISTEARAFNNANRTGLDFWTPNINPFRDPRWGRGQETPGEDAYHLSSYVQALIHGLQGESTDPYKRVVATCKHFAGYDVEDWNGNLRYQNDVQITQQELVEYYLAPFQACVQANVGAFMCSYNAVNGAPPCADPYLLQTILREHWGWTNEEQWVTGDCDAVQNVYLPHQWSPTRAGAAADSLVAGTDVTCGTYMQEHLPAAFQQKLLNESSLDQALIRQYSSLVRLGYFDASENQPYRQLGFDAVATNASQALARRAAAEGIVLLKNDGTLPLSLDSSVTVGLFGDWANATSQLLGNYAGVATYLHSPLYALEQTGVKINYAGGNPGGQGDPTTNRWSNLYGAYSTSDVLIYVGGIDNSVEEEGRDRGYLTWTGAQLDVIGQLADTGKPVIVVVTGGGQIDSSPLVNNPNISAIMWAGYPGQDGGSAIIDIIGGKTAPAGRLPQTQYPANYTAAVSMMNMNLRPGENSPGRTYKWYNGSATFEFGYGMHYTNFSAEITTQMQQSYAISSLASGCNSTGGFLERCPFASVNVQVHNTGNVTSDYITLGYMAGTFGPAPHPRKTLVSYKRLHSIAGGATSTATLNLTLASLARVDEHGNKVLYPGDYSLQIDNNALATVNFTLTGEQAVLDMWPQPPVNRSSAGVKGIGNYWYGGYGSGYASLPASEQMVM